A genomic stretch from Lysobacter soyae includes:
- a CDS encoding ABC1 kinase family protein, which translates to MTAQTTNIARSAQILSFFLKYRSAGIFSGLSADAANIPAPPEASEGRAERFVSDLEALGPTFVKIGQALSTRPDMVPPDYVKALERIQDQVEPLPFDAVKAVVEQDLGVKISTAFAEFDPAPLGSASLAQVHRARLRDGRPVAVKVQRPNIIEGIRIDLAALTALADKADRWTDIGRRVQFSDWAHEFSKSLLAELDYRVEAENLQRFDAHFADYPELFVPQPIWDYTRERVLTMTLVEGTKATDISGIRRTEQDMSALAAAVMRGYLDQVFVYGEIHADPHPGNLLVTEDGRIALLDLGMVAHVPPKRREQLLKLLFAAIDGRGEDAAAESIAMSTRLEDFDEEKYVREVGQMVARYAALSGRRSLSEGRLVLDITLLGPECGLRTPPELTLLGKTLLNLEAVSSALDPELDVKRVVENHLEHVMKQRMRKSFSPAKIASEAMAMQALVREAPQQLSEILGLLANNRLQVKMTGLEESYLIENIQKVANRISTGIIVAALIVASAMLMRSEGGPRLLGYPAVAFVLFVIAAVLGLGIVVSALLRDGKAKPPATRK; encoded by the coding sequence ATGACGGCACAAACCACCAACATCGCGCGCTCGGCGCAAATCTTGAGTTTCTTCCTGAAATATCGCTCCGCCGGAATCTTTAGCGGACTTTCAGCGGATGCGGCGAATATTCCCGCGCCCCCCGAAGCATCCGAGGGACGGGCGGAACGGTTTGTTTCCGATCTTGAGGCACTCGGGCCAACCTTTGTAAAGATCGGTCAGGCACTCTCGACGCGTCCGGATATGGTTCCGCCTGACTACGTGAAGGCGTTGGAACGGATTCAGGACCAAGTTGAACCGCTACCGTTTGATGCGGTAAAAGCAGTGGTGGAACAAGACCTCGGCGTAAAAATCAGTACCGCGTTTGCGGAATTCGACCCCGCGCCCTTGGGTAGTGCTTCACTGGCACAAGTGCATCGCGCACGATTGCGCGACGGAAGACCTGTTGCAGTCAAAGTGCAACGCCCCAACATCATCGAAGGCATTCGCATTGACTTGGCGGCCCTCACCGCCCTGGCGGACAAAGCCGATCGCTGGACCGACATCGGCCGACGCGTGCAATTTTCGGACTGGGCTCATGAGTTCAGCAAGTCCTTGCTGGCAGAGCTCGACTACCGCGTCGAGGCAGAGAATTTGCAACGTTTCGATGCGCATTTCGCCGACTACCCCGAGCTGTTCGTTCCGCAACCCATCTGGGATTACACGCGCGAAAGAGTCTTGACCATGACCTTGGTCGAGGGGACCAAAGCCACGGACATTTCCGGCATACGCAGAACGGAACAAGACATGAGTGCGTTGGCCGCGGCGGTCATGCGCGGGTATCTGGACCAAGTGTTCGTCTACGGCGAAATTCACGCCGACCCCCACCCGGGCAACTTGTTGGTCACGGAGGACGGCCGCATTGCCTTGCTCGACCTCGGCATGGTGGCGCACGTGCCGCCGAAAAGGCGCGAGCAGCTACTGAAACTTTTGTTCGCGGCGATCGATGGACGTGGCGAAGACGCGGCTGCGGAATCGATAGCCATGAGCACCCGCCTGGAGGACTTCGACGAAGAAAAGTACGTGCGCGAAGTGGGTCAGATGGTGGCGCGATATGCGGCGTTGTCCGGACGACGCTCGTTAAGCGAAGGGCGGTTGGTCCTTGATATCACCTTACTCGGCCCGGAATGCGGATTGCGCACGCCCCCTGAACTCACGCTGCTCGGAAAGACGCTTCTAAATCTGGAAGCGGTGAGCTCGGCGTTGGATCCTGAGCTTGACGTCAAACGTGTGGTGGAGAATCACCTTGAGCACGTGATGAAACAACGAATGCGCAAATCGTTTTCACCGGCCAAAATCGCCAGCGAAGCGATGGCAATGCAAGCTCTGGTGCGAGAGGCACCACAGCAACTCTCGGAGATCTTGGGTCTACTGGCAAACAACCGGCTTCAAGTGAAAATGACCGGCTTGGAAGAGTCTTACCTGATTGAAAATATTCAAAAGGTCGCGAATCGGATCAGCACCGGAATCATTGTTGCCGCACTGATAGTGGCATCGGCGATGTTGATGCGCAGCGAGGGCGGCCCACGCCTTCTTGGCTATCCGGCGGTGGCATTTGTACTTTTCGTGATCGCCGCAGTGCTCGGCTTGGGCATTGTCGTCAGCGCACTGTTGAGGGACGGCAAAGCAAAACCGCCTGCGACGCGAAAATGA
- a CDS encoding M20/M25/M40 family metallo-hydrolase, which yields MMNAKPQARLKALVAACLLASALTSAQAASPQTGVQERDVRAEMYFLAGDAMQGRGSGTLFERIAAEYIGSQFMQFGLEPAGDVDTVGRASFVQTVPVLGKKVVDSFEAQGALAKQMDWKRNVVAFRMADTHVQGKLQKLKAGEAAEKDAVVLLSVAEDAQFNDVFAEFRKLTRAGTRTVIVPANKQIRDNWATLAERDVEAGEQGNLLFVDEALGQHLSSLKDGSEIAFDTMFKKQADTSTWNAIGKITGSDPKLAAQTIVLSAHLDHLGVSTKETDTDRINNGADDDASGSVAVMELARALAAGKKPKRTIYFVCFGSEEAGGYGSRHFLQTLPFPKENFVANLQFEMIGRPDDKVAAQTLWLTGYDRSNLGAELAKRGARLVADPHPEENFFQRSDNYTFARQGVVAHTVSSYGLHKDYHHASDENGKIDFAHMTRSIDSMIKPVRWLAGSDFVPAWVEGKKP from the coding sequence ATGATGAATGCCAAGCCTCAAGCTCGACTGAAAGCCCTTGTTGCCGCCTGCCTGCTTGCGAGCGCACTCACCAGCGCACAGGCCGCGTCCCCACAAACGGGCGTGCAAGAGCGCGACGTGCGCGCGGAAATGTATTTCCTGGCGGGCGATGCGATGCAAGGTCGGGGTAGTGGCACCTTGTTCGAGCGCATTGCGGCCGAATATATCGGCTCGCAATTCATGCAGTTTGGCCTTGAGCCGGCTGGCGATGTGGATACCGTCGGCCGTGCGAGTTTCGTGCAAACGGTGCCGGTCCTTGGCAAGAAGGTCGTCGATTCCTTCGAGGCACAAGGCGCGCTTGCCAAGCAAATGGATTGGAAGCGCAATGTGGTGGCTTTCCGCATGGCGGATACCCATGTGCAAGGCAAGCTGCAAAAGCTCAAGGCCGGTGAGGCTGCAGAGAAGGATGCTGTGGTGTTGCTATCCGTTGCTGAGGATGCGCAGTTCAACGATGTTTTCGCGGAATTCCGCAAGCTGACTCGAGCTGGCACGCGCACGGTGATCGTGCCGGCAAACAAACAGATTCGCGACAACTGGGCCACGCTTGCCGAACGGGACGTGGAAGCCGGTGAGCAAGGCAACTTGTTGTTCGTGGATGAGGCGCTTGGTCAGCACCTGTCTTCCCTGAAGGACGGCAGCGAAATAGCTTTCGACACCATGTTCAAGAAACAGGCGGACACATCGACGTGGAACGCCATTGGCAAAATCACCGGCAGCGATCCCAAGCTGGCGGCACAGACGATTGTGTTGAGTGCGCACTTGGATCACTTGGGCGTGAGCACCAAAGAGACCGATACGGATCGCATTAACAACGGCGCCGACGATGACGCCTCGGGGTCGGTGGCGGTGATGGAACTAGCCCGCGCACTGGCCGCGGGCAAAAAGCCAAAGCGCACGATCTATTTCGTCTGTTTCGGAAGCGAAGAGGCCGGCGGCTATGGCTCGCGTCATTTCCTGCAAACCCTGCCCTTCCCGAAAGAAAACTTCGTCGCCAATTTGCAGTTTGAAATGATCGGCCGCCCGGATGACAAGGTCGCTGCGCAAACGCTGTGGCTGACCGGCTACGACCGCTCAAATCTGGGTGCGGAACTTGCCAAACGCGGTGCGCGATTGGTGGCCGACCCGCACCCGGAGGAAAACTTCTTTCAACGTTCTGACAACTACACCTTTGCACGACAAGGGGTCGTTGCGCACACCGTTTCCAGCTATGGTTTGCACAAGGACTACCACCACGCCTCTGACGAAAACGGCAAGATCGATTTCGCGCATATGACACGATCGATCGATTCGATGATCAAGCCCGTGCGGTGGTTGGCCGGATCGGATTTCGTGCCGGCTTGGGTGGAAGGGAAGAAGCCCTGA
- a CDS encoding dioxygenase family protein: MTRAPALFISHGSPMFALEPGVLGPNLQHIGAHFDAITAIVVVSPHWQTDGVKVGATAAPETVHDFGGFPPALYSLQYTPPGAPGLAEDIVAMLSTAGIEARLDHHRGLDHGAWVPLRHLRPSADLPVLQVSLPYDVTPARAYALGAALAPLRERGVLVIGSGSLTHNLYEFRAPIADPDYAKAFADWVGDAVARGDVAALIDYRARAPHATRAHPTEEHYLPLLVAVGASHPDDARSLIEGGMTYGVLSMDSFGFGLQDELMAQAA; this comes from the coding sequence ATGACCCGCGCACCCGCCCTGTTCATCTCGCACGGCTCGCCGATGTTTGCACTGGAACCCGGCGTGCTTGGACCGAACCTGCAACATATCGGTGCACACTTCGATGCGATCACCGCGATCGTGGTCGTGTCGCCGCACTGGCAAACCGATGGCGTCAAAGTCGGCGCCACCGCCGCGCCGGAAACCGTGCACGATTTCGGCGGATTCCCGCCCGCGTTGTACAGCCTTCAATACACGCCGCCCGGTGCGCCTGGACTGGCGGAAGACATCGTTGCGATGTTGTCGACCGCCGGCATTGAAGCGCGCTTGGATCATCACCGCGGACTCGACCACGGTGCGTGGGTGCCATTGCGCCATTTGCGACCCTCAGCCGACTTGCCGGTGCTGCAAGTGTCGTTGCCGTATGACGTGACACCAGCACGTGCTTACGCGCTCGGTGCTGCCTTGGCCCCATTGCGCGAGCGCGGTGTGCTGGTCATCGGGTCGGGCAGCCTCACCCATAACCTGTATGAGTTTCGTGCACCGATAGCGGATCCCGACTACGCAAAAGCATTTGCCGATTGGGTGGGCGATGCGGTGGCGCGCGGCGATGTGGCGGCCTTGATCGACTATCGTGCTCGTGCACCGCACGCGACGCGCGCGCATCCGACTGAAGAACACTACTTGCCCTTGTTGGTGGCCGTCGGTGCTAGCCATCCGGATGATGCGCGCAGCTTGATCGAAGGCGGCATGACCTATGGTGTGCTGTCCATGGATTCGTTCGGATTCGGACTGCAAGATGAGCTGATGGCACAAGCCGCCTGA